A DNA window from Paraclostridium bifermentans contains the following coding sequences:
- the pdxR gene encoding MocR-like pyridoxine biosynthesis transcription factor PdxR, producing MDKYKLVIEDNSPKYLQIYNHIKTMIINNEIEVNKKLPPIRSIAKLLNVNNTTIVKAYELLEKEGYVYKIIGSGTFVSDTRVKANSDENTLIEGIIRFDNGNPSIDMFPVEEFKKSINIALEKEGNSMFEYDDGLGFIKLRSKLVEYLKTLNINTNKDNIQIISGAQQGIDIVCKGLINYSDLVFVEEPTYRGALEVFKNRGSKIISIPMLEDGIDIGILKLKLEKIRPKILYTMPNYQNPTGISYSEYKKKKLIELAEKYDFYILEDDFMSDLKFESTEHYPLRSYDDKGRVIYIKSFSKLLMPGIRIGLVEMPNEILNKILWAKYSSDISTSGIIQRSMYYYMENFNWNNYIKNVEYAYYEKFKLALELIQSKLANKLKLKVPTGGINFFLELPRGYSAKAFSKFLRKKGVAILSGGHFFDTSIDDRFFRINIAQTSLDEIQKGIYIISDNIDEFLKCYKNTEEFKENKLFF from the coding sequence ATGGATAAATATAAGTTAGTAATAGAAGATAATAGTCCAAAGTATTTACAAATTTATAATCATATAAAAACAATGATTATAAATAATGAAATAGAAGTAAATAAAAAGCTTCCACCTATAAGATCTATAGCAAAGCTATTAAATGTTAATAACACTACAATAGTAAAGGCATATGAATTACTAGAAAAAGAAGGATATGTATATAAAATTATTGGTAGTGGAACATTTGTGTCAGACACTAGAGTAAAAGCAAATAGTGATGAAAACACACTTATAGAAGGAATAATTAGATTTGACAATGGGAATCCTTCAATAGATATGTTTCCAGTAGAAGAGTTTAAAAAATCCATAAATATAGCTCTTGAAAAAGAAGGAAATTCAATGTTTGAATATGATGATGGATTAGGGTTTATAAAGTTAAGGTCTAAACTCGTAGAATACTTAAAAACTCTAAATATAAATACTAATAAAGATAATATACAAATTATATCTGGAGCTCAACAAGGTATAGACATAGTTTGTAAAGGTTTAATAAATTACTCAGATTTAGTATTTGTTGAAGAACCAACTTACAGAGGTGCACTTGAAGTATTTAAAAATAGAGGGTCAAAAATTATAAGTATACCGATGTTAGAAGATGGAATAGATATAGGTATACTTAAGTTAAAACTTGAAAAAATAAGACCGAAGATACTTTATACAATGCCTAATTACCAAAATCCAACTGGAATATCTTACTCAGAATATAAAAAGAAAAAGCTAATTGAATTAGCTGAAAAATATGATTTTTATATATTAGAAGATGATTTTATGAGCGATTTGAAATTTGAATCAACAGAGCATTATCCTCTAAGAAGTTATGATGATAAGGGAAGAGTAATTTATATAAAAAGTTTCTCAAAATTACTTATGCCAGGAATTAGAATAGGATTAGTTGAAATGCCTAATGAAATTTTAAATAAAATACTATGGGCAAAGTATTCCTCAGATATATCAACATCAGGTATAATTCAAAGATCTATGTATTATTATATGGAAAACTTCAACTGGAACAACTACATAAAGAATGTAGAGTATGCTTATTATGAAAAATTTAAATTAGCACTAGAACTTATACAAAGCAAATTAGCTAATAAACTTAAATTAAAAGTACCTACAGGAGGGATAAATTTCTTTTTGGAATTACCAAGAGGATACTCAGCAAAAGCATTTAGTAAATTCTTAAGAAAAAAAGGAGTAGCTATTTTATCAGGTGGACACTTCTTTGACACATCTATAGACGATAGATTTTTTAGAATAAATATTGCACAAACAAGCTTAGATGAAATACAAAAGGGAATATATATAATATCGGATAATATAGATGAATTTTTAAAATGCTACAAAAATACAGAAGAATTTAAAGAAAATAAATTATTTTTTTAG
- a CDS encoding DUF896 domain-containing protein, producing the protein MNNEFDKKKLNRINELAKKHKGEGLTEDEHKEREGLRKEYLEHFRGHFRSRLENIKVVSPEEYEEAMKNKKN; encoded by the coding sequence ATGAATAACGAATTTGATAAAAAGAAATTAAATAGAATAAATGAATTAGCAAAAAAGCATAAAGGTGAAGGCTTAACTGAAGATGAACATAAAGAAAGAGAAGGCTTAAGAAAAGAATATTTAGAACATTTTAGAGGTCATTTTAGATCAAGATTAGAAAACATAAAAGTAGTTTCACCAGAGGAATATGAAGAAGCAATGAAAAACAAAAAGAACTAG
- a CDS encoding aminopeptidase, with protein MNLRHEFKNAWEQIKENKELDAVMNYSNEYMKFLDAGKTERTSAREIIRQAKEHGFISINDAMSSECLTAGTKVYAENKDKGVALFVIGQEELQKGMRIVGGHIDSPRLDLKPNPLYEDGNLALFKTHYYGGIKKYQWTALPLAIHGVVILQDGTKVDICIGEDDNDPVFCITDLLIHLAGDQMQKKLADGVTGEGLNLLVGHMPLEGEEKDAVEANVLKLLNEKYNMTQKDFLTAEIEIVPAGKARHLGFDKGMVLAYGHDDRVCSYAAVKSIFDIENPKYTAVALCVDKEEVGSQGNTGMQSKFFENAVAELINLQGDYCDLKVRRAMANSKVLSADVSAGFDPTYPDVLDKRNACFMGHGLALTKYTGARGKGGCNDANAEFASEVRRIFDKANVVWQISELGKVDQGGGGTIAYILAEYGAEVIDCGVGVLNMHAPYEIVSKADIYEMYKGYKAFYEIEA; from the coding sequence ATGAATTTAAGACATGAATTTAAAAATGCATGGGAACAAATTAAAGAAAACAAAGAACTTGATGCTGTGATGAATTACTCAAATGAATACATGAAGTTCCTAGATGCAGGTAAAACAGAAAGAACTTCAGCAAGAGAGATAATAAGACAAGCTAAAGAACATGGTTTTATATCAATAAACGATGCGATGTCATCAGAATGTTTAACTGCAGGTACTAAAGTATATGCAGAAAATAAAGATAAAGGCGTTGCTTTATTCGTAATTGGACAAGAAGAATTACAAAAAGGAATGAGAATTGTTGGGGGACATATAGATTCTCCAAGATTAGATTTAAAACCAAATCCATTATATGAAGATGGAAATTTAGCTCTTTTCAAAACTCACTATTATGGTGGAATAAAAAAATATCAATGGACAGCATTACCACTTGCAATACATGGTGTAGTTATACTACAAGATGGAACTAAAGTTGATATATGTATAGGTGAAGATGATAATGATCCAGTATTTTGCATAACAGATCTATTAATACATTTAGCAGGAGATCAAATGCAAAAAAAATTAGCTGATGGAGTAACTGGTGAAGGCTTAAATCTTTTAGTAGGGCATATGCCATTAGAAGGTGAAGAGAAAGATGCAGTTGAAGCTAATGTACTTAAATTATTAAATGAAAAATATAATATGACTCAAAAAGATTTCTTAACAGCTGAGATAGAAATTGTTCCAGCTGGTAAAGCTAGACATTTAGGATTTGATAAAGGAATGGTTCTAGCTTATGGTCATGATGATAGAGTTTGTTCATATGCAGCTGTAAAATCTATATTTGATATTGAAAATCCAAAATATACTGCAGTAGCATTATGTGTAGATAAAGAAGAAGTTGGATCTCAAGGAAATACAGGAATGCAATCTAAATTCTTTGAAAATGCAGTAGCTGAACTTATAAACTTACAAGGAGATTATTGTGATCTTAAAGTAAGAAGAGCTATGGCAAATTCAAAAGTTTTATCAGCTGATGTTTCAGCTGGATTTGATCCAACATACCCAGATGTTTTAGATAAGAGAAATGCATGTTTCATGGGACATGGTTTAGCTTTAACTAAATACACAGGCGCAAGAGGTAAAGGTGGATGCAATGATGCTAACGCTGAATTTGCTTCAGAAGTAAGAAGAATATTTGATAAAGCTAATGTTGTTTGGCAAATATCAGAACTTGGTAAAGTTGACCAAGGTGGCGGTGGAACTATCGCTTACATATTAGCTGAATATGGTGCAGAAGTAATAGACTGTGGAGTTGGTGTATTAAATATGCATGCTCCATATGAGATAGTATCTAAAGCAGATATATATGAAATGTATAAAGGATATAAAGCTTTCTATGAAATAGAAGCTTAA
- a CDS encoding selenium metabolism-associated LysR family transcriptional regulator yields the protein MDLKQLEVFVAVAKYNSFSKAAKELFLTQPTVSAHIQNLEKSLDTVLVNRNNKVITLTKAGEILYEHAIYILNNCKKAVYDIKEYSGKIEGVIDLACSSIPETYILPDFLKSFYTNYPNVKFSISRYDSQDAISEILNERISFGFVGSKVNNKQIEYIDLIDDELVLIAPKNLIIENENGFIDIEKLYNLKFIMRKDGSGTQSIVINKLKSNKIPLNSLDTIAYVESNESIKEMVKLGLGVSFVSYTSIIEDINSNKLNFYKIKNMSFDRKFYFIYSKKKAFTPLEYKFLDGVCDYFNLEHIKKDK from the coding sequence ATGGACTTAAAACAACTTGAAGTTTTTGTAGCTGTAGCTAAATATAATAGCTTTTCTAAAGCTGCTAAAGAGCTTTTTCTTACACAACCTACAGTTAGTGCCCATATTCAAAATCTTGAAAAAAGCCTTGATACAGTACTAGTTAATAGAAATAATAAAGTAATTACACTTACAAAGGCAGGCGAAATATTATATGAACACGCTATTTATATTTTAAATAATTGCAAAAAAGCTGTTTATGATATAAAGGAATATAGCGGAAAGATAGAAGGGGTCATAGATCTTGCATGTAGTTCTATACCTGAAACATATATACTTCCTGACTTTTTAAAAAGTTTTTATACTAATTATCCAAATGTTAAGTTTAGTATAAGTCGTTATGATTCTCAAGATGCTATATCAGAAATTTTAAATGAACGTATAAGTTTTGGATTTGTAGGTTCTAAGGTAAACAATAAACAAATTGAATATATAGATTTAATAGATGATGAGCTAGTTTTAATTGCTCCTAAAAATTTAATTATAGAAAATGAAAATGGTTTTATTGATATAGAAAAACTTTATAATTTAAAATTCATAATGAGAAAAGACGGTTCTGGGACTCAAAGTATCGTGATTAATAAGTTAAAATCAAACAAAATACCGCTTAATAGCTTAGATACAATTGCTTACGTTGAATCTAATGAATCAATAAAAGAAATGGTTAAGTTAGGACTTGGGGTTTCATTTGTATCTTACACTTCAATTATTGAAGATATAAACTCAAATAAGTTAAACTTCTACAAAATTAAAAATATGAGTTTTGATAGAAAATTTTATTTTATATACTCTAAGAAAAAAGCTTTTACTCCTCTTGAGTATAAATTCTTAGATGGAGTATGTGACTATTTTAATTTAGAACATATAAAAAAAGATAAGTGA